A window of Phyllopteryx taeniolatus isolate TA_2022b chromosome 19, UOR_Ptae_1.2, whole genome shotgun sequence contains these coding sequences:
- the sncgb gene encoding synuclein, gamma b (breast cancer-specific protein 1) isoform X1: MDALMKGFSMAKEGVVAAAEKTKAGMEEAAAKTKEGVMYVGNKTKEGVVSSVNTVANRTVDQANIVADTAIGGANEVSQVATEGVENIAASAGLLNQEESVNEGEYGGMEQGGERGEGY, from the exons ATGGATGCGCTCATGAAGGGCTTCTCCATGGCCAAGGAGGGCGTGGTGGCGGCCGCAGAGAAGACCAAAGCCGGCATGGAGGAGGCCGCGGCCAAGACCAAGGAAGGGGTGATGTATGTCG GTAACAAGACAAAGGAGGGCGTTGTGTCATCAGTAAATACCG TGGCCAACCGAACGGTGGACCAGGCAAACATCGTGGCCGACACGGCCATCGGCGGCGCCAACGAGGTGTCGCAGGTGGCCACCGAGGGCGTGGAGAACATCGCCGCGTCCGCCGGGCTCCTGAACCAG GAGGAGTCTGTAAACGAG GGAGAATACGGAGGGATGGAGCAAGGTGGCGAAAGAGGAGAG
- the sncgb gene encoding synuclein, gamma b (breast cancer-specific protein 1) isoform X2: MDALMKGFSMAKEGVVAAAEKTKAGMEEAAAKTKEGVMYVGNKTKEGVVSSVNTVANRTVDQANIVADTAIGGANEVSQVATEGVENIAASAGLLNQGEYGGMEQGGERGEGY, from the exons ATGGATGCGCTCATGAAGGGCTTCTCCATGGCCAAGGAGGGCGTGGTGGCGGCCGCAGAGAAGACCAAAGCCGGCATGGAGGAGGCCGCGGCCAAGACCAAGGAAGGGGTGATGTATGTCG GTAACAAGACAAAGGAGGGCGTTGTGTCATCAGTAAATACCG TGGCCAACCGAACGGTGGACCAGGCAAACATCGTGGCCGACACGGCCATCGGCGGCGCCAACGAGGTGTCGCAGGTGGCCACCGAGGGCGTGGAGAACATCGCCGCGTCCGCCGGGCTCCTGAACCAG GGAGAATACGGAGGGATGGAGCAAGGTGGCGAAAGAGGAGAG